Below is a genomic region from Microbacterium esteraromaticum.
ACGATCGAAGACGCCTGCCGCGACTCCTGGGCCTGGCAGTCGCAGAACCCGAACGGGTACGCGGGCCGCTGATGTGCGTCCCCGCCGGGACGCATGAGGCGTCCCGGCGAGGAGCGTCAGTTCCCGGCTGACACGCGCCGGCGCGGCTCGGCGTCTGCACGCGCAGACGCCGACTTCTTCTTCCGGCGCTTCGCAGTCCGACCCCCGCCCGCGGTCTCTGCGACGTGCTTCGCGCCGTAGGTGTAGGTGCCGTAGCCGTAGCTGTCGGGACCCTTCGTGGGCAGCATGGTGACGACCGTTCCGAGCAGCTGGACCCCGGCGGTGGTGAGCGATCGCACAGCACCGGAGAGCTCCTGCTTCCTGGTCTTGCCCGATGCCGCGACGAGGATGACGCCACGCGTCTTCTTGCCCAGCACCGCTGCGTCGGTGACCAGCAGGAGAGGCGGGGCATCGATGAGAACGTAGTCGAAGTACTCGCCGAGAGATGCGAGCATCTTGGTCATCGCGCCCGAGCCGAGCAGCTCGCTGGGGTTCGGGGGGATGCGGCCGCTGGCGAGCACGAACAGATCCGTGCTGCCCCACTTCTGCAGGGCATCGGCGACATCGAGCCGCCCGATCAGGACGTCGGTCAGACCGACGCCGCCCTCGAGTCCCATGTAGTCGGCGACGCGGGGCAGACGCAGATCGCCGTCGATCAGAGCCACGCGCGCACCCGTCTCGGCGAGCGCGATCGCCAGGTTGGCGGTGGTCGTCGACTTGCCCTCGCCCGGACCCGCGCTCGAGACGACGAAGATGCGCGGTCCGTCCTCCACGTCGAGGAACTGCAGGTTGGTGCGCAGCGTGCGGAACGACTCCGCGCGCGGGTTGCGCGGATCGGCGTGCACGACGAGCGGGCGCTTCGCGGCATCCGGATCGAAGGCGATGCCGCCGAGCATGGGTCGGTCGGTGATTCCCTCGAGATCGTGCAGCGTGTGCACCCGGTTGTCGAGCACGGTGCGCAGCACGGCAGCTCCGACGCCGAGCGCGAGGCCGAGCAGAGTGCCGAGCAGCACGAGCAGGGGAACGTTGGGTGCGCTGGGTGCGCTTGGCGCGACGGCGGGCTCGGTGACGGTCGTGACCACAGGGCTCGTCGACGCATCGCCGGTGGGACGCTCGAGCCTGTTCTGCACGACGCCGCCGAAGCTCTCCGCGACGGCGTTCGCGATCTCCGCCGCCTGGCGCGGGTCGCGATCGGTCACGGCGATGTCGATCAGCACGGTGTTCAGCGGGGTGGTCGCCGTGACGCGCGATGCCAGCGCGGAGACGGACGTGTCGAGCCCGAGCTCGTCGATGACCGGCTCCAGCACGAGCGCGGTGTCGACGACGTCGACGTAGCTCGCGACCATCTGTCGGGCGAAGGTGGTGCCCTGGACGAGGTCGCCGGTGGCTGCACCGTCGGTGCGCACCGACACGTACAGCTGGGTCGACGCCACGTACTTCGGTGTCTGCACGGCTGCGAAGCCGGCTCCGCCGACCAGGCCGAGCACCAGAAGCGCCACGATGAGTATCCAGTTCTTGTGCAGGATGCGCACGTAGTCGCGAAGTTCCACGCGATCGATCTCCTTAGTTCTGCGCCCGAGTCGTGGTCGGGCGCGGTCAGACTCCGGCCAGAGTGCCGTATGCGTAGTCGCCGTAAGCGGTGCGGTCGGCGCCGCGGGTGGGCACCTTCGTGACGACGCTCCCGAGCACCCGCTCGGTTCCCGTGAATCGCTGCGCAGCCGAGGCCAGGTCATCGAGCGTCGTCGACTCGGCGGCTGCGACGAGCAGCACGCCGGTGGCGAGACGCGTCAGCACTGCGGCATCCGTGACGGGCAGCACCGGGGGCGCGTCGAGGATCACCACGTCGAATGCGGCGCGGAGATCGTCGAGGAGTCGCTCCATCGCCCCTGAGCCGAGCAGTTCGGCGGGGTTGGGAGGGATCGTGCCTGCCGGCATGACGAACATCCGGTTGCGCCCCCAGCGCACCATCGCGTCCTGCACGCCGATGCGGCCGATCAGCACATCGCTGAGCCCGATCGCGCCCTCGATGCCGAACAGCGTGGCGACCCGCGGCCTTCGCAGGTCCGCGTCTATCAGAGCCGCGCGGTAGCCCGCCTCTCCGAACGCGAGGGCGAGGTTCGCGGCCACGGTCGATTTGCCTTCCCCCTGCCGGGAGCTGGAGACGACGAACACCGCCGAGCCGTTCTCGGGGAAGAGGAACCGCACGTTCGTGCGCAGGGATCGGTACGCCTCGGCCCGTGGTTCGCGAGGCGCATCGACCATGATCAGGGGACGGTCTGACGCCTGAGCATCGAAGGGGATGCCCCCGAGCAGCGGGGACTCGAGCGCATCCTCCACGTCGTCGAGCGTGCGGATGCGCCGATCCAGCATCGTTCGGAGGAAGGCGAGGGCCACTCCGGCAGCGAGTCCGATCGCGGCGCCCAGCGCGATAGAGAGGCCGAGGTTCGGCGCGGCGGCCGACCGAGGGACTGTCGCAGCCTGCACGGGGACGATGTCGACACGATAGGAGGCTGCCGCGTCGCGCCTCTCCAGCTGCTCGGTGATCATCGTGCGGAAGCTGTCGGCCACGGCGTTCGCGATGCGCGCAGCCTGCCCGGGATTGGCGTCGCTCACGGTGGCCGAGATGAGCACGCCGTTGGGCGCGAGACGCGACCGGACGCTCGGGGCCAGGGCGTCGGGAGTCGTGTCGAGCCCCAGGTCGTCGATCACCGGCTGCAGCACCCCCGAGCTGGTGAGCAGGATGCGGTAGCTCTCGGCGACCTGGACCGCATAGCTGCCCGCCTGCGCGAACTCGCCCGCCGTTGCGGTGTCAGCCACATCGACCGAGATCAGCATCTGGGCTGTCGCCTCGAAGCGCTGCGGCGTCAGCAGCGCCGTGATGGCGCCGACGCTCGTGCCGACCAGCGCGGCGGCGAGGATGAGGACGACCTGCCGCCGCACCATGCGGATGAGGTCGTGAAGATCCATGCTGCTCCTGCGGGTGGGCGTGACCGGATGTACCGGTATATCGTCTGAGACTATCTGCTGACCACGCAGGCCATGCGCCGTTCGACCGGGGATCCATCCATGACGACACTCGACGACCTCTTCCCCGAAGGGGGCCGCCGCTGCCAGGATGCCCCAGCCGACCGGTCACAGGCTGATCGGCTGGGCTCGCTGCTCGGCGACCGTCGCCCGGCCCAGCCGGACCCGTCGACCGCGTCGAGCCGCGACGCGCTGATCGCGCTCGTCAGGTCGACGCCGACCGGGCAGCAGCCGCAGGCGCCTCGGGCAGCGACGCGCACCGCGCCCTACGGCGGTCGCCCGCGTCGAAGCAGGGACGCCGTCAGCGTCGCCGCGGCGAGCCTCGCCGCGCTCGCGGTCGCCGCGGCCTCATTGACCTGGGGTGTTCAGGCGGCGACAGCCGATCCTGCATCCGACGCGCTGACCATCCTCGCCGACGACGAGAGGACCATCGAAGGCGTGGAGTTGGGGCTGGCGACGGCGCGCAGCCGCCTGGCGGCGGAGCTGGAGGAATCCCTCGTCGGCGTCGACGAGATTCGAGCGGCGCTCGAGGTGACGCGGGAGGCGACGGATCCGGCGGACATCCCGCCTGGTTCCGCCGAACCGGGCGACGGTGCCGGTGTCATCCCGATCGCG
It encodes:
- a CDS encoding polysaccharide biosynthesis tyrosine autokinase, which codes for MELRDYVRILHKNWILIVALLVLGLVGGAGFAAVQTPKYVASTQLYVSVRTDGAATGDLVQGTTFARQMVASYVDVVDTALVLEPVIDELGLDTSVSALASRVTATTPLNTVLIDIAVTDRDPRQAAEIANAVAESFGGVVQNRLERPTGDASTSPVVTTVTEPAVAPSAPSAPNVPLLVLLGTLLGLALGVGAAVLRTVLDNRVHTLHDLEGITDRPMLGGIAFDPDAAKRPLVVHADPRNPRAESFRTLRTNLQFLDVEDGPRIFVVSSAGPGEGKSTTTANLAIALAETGARVALIDGDLRLPRVADYMGLEGGVGLTDVLIGRLDVADALQKWGSTDLFVLASGRIPPNPSELLGSGAMTKMLASLGEYFDYVLIDAPPLLLVTDAAVLGKKTRGVILVAASGKTRKQELSGAVRSLTTAGVQLLGTVVTMLPTKGPDSYGYGTYTYGAKHVAETAGGGRTAKRRKKKSASARADAEPRRRVSAGN
- a CDS encoding polysaccharide biosynthesis tyrosine autokinase: MDLHDLIRMVRRQVVLILAAALVGTSVGAITALLTPQRFEATAQMLISVDVADTATAGEFAQAGSYAVQVAESYRILLTSSGVLQPVIDDLGLDTTPDALAPSVRSRLAPNGVLISATVSDANPGQAARIANAVADSFRTMITEQLERRDAAASYRVDIVPVQAATVPRSAAAPNLGLSIALGAAIGLAAGVALAFLRTMLDRRIRTLDDVEDALESPLLGGIPFDAQASDRPLIMVDAPREPRAEAYRSLRTNVRFLFPENGSAVFVVSSSRQGEGKSTVAANLALAFGEAGYRAALIDADLRRPRVATLFGIEGAIGLSDVLIGRIGVQDAMVRWGRNRMFVMPAGTIPPNPAELLGSGAMERLLDDLRAAFDVVILDAPPVLPVTDAAVLTRLATGVLLVAAAESTTLDDLASAAQRFTGTERVLGSVVTKVPTRGADRTAYGDYAYGTLAGV